A stretch of DNA from Leptospira kirschneri serovar Cynopteri str. 3522 CT:
GTTAAAAAATTTAGAAAATTACTAAAAAACTGAAATGGATTTAACAAAAACAAACTAAAAACTTTTGAAATACCAAGTAAGAGGGTGTAATCTGAGGAAGTTAAAATCATAAATACGGCTTAATAACACGGATTTCTTTTTTAAAATGAATATTAGAATATTATAAAAATGACAAAAATAGGCTTAATAAGAATTTTTGGGCCGAATTTGACCTGAAATTTCCTGAATATCAAAAACATCGAGACAGTAGGATTAAAAAATTATAGAAGAATTATATACAAGAAAATCGTAAACAAACACAACTAACTTTTAGAAGAGTAGAATAAACTTTACGACATTTTGGAACGAATTGACGAACCTACTTAAAAATGCAGAATCAATACAATGATAGTACAAACTAAGATTGAATCAATAACTGAGAAAAAACTTATAGGTATCCGAATGCAAATGAATTTCTCGAACTATCAAATCGGTCTACTTTGGGGCAAGTTCATACCAAAATGCGTACAAATTAAAAACAGAATCAGCAGTGATTTACTCTCTCTCGCCGTATATCCGAAAAGTTTCTCATTCTCCAAGAAAGACTTCAATCCGGAATCGCATTTTGAAAGATGGGCCGGCGTTGAAGTTAATGATTTTGAACATATCCCTAGGGATATGGAATCTCTTGTGATTCCAGCGGGGGAATATGCAATTTTTCACTATAAAGGTCTAAACACGGATGTTAGAATATTTGAATATATTCATGGTGAGTGGCTGCCAGATTCGATGTATGCCCTGGACCACCGGCCTCATTTTGAAGTTTTAGGAGATAAGTATAGGAATGGTGACCCAAATTCTGAAGAGAATATTTATATACCGATCAGACCAAAAAAATAGATTAAAATTCTCACAGAATTTGTGCTCGGCTTCTTAGATGCTGTTGTGCGCATGCGGTGTGGAAAGTTCGGTGTATCCGTTAAATGCGGTTTTAAGGTTTAGGTGGAATTTCGGTTACCCTCTTTCATTAGGCTTGATTTCTTCTCAAAAATTAATTCATAGGAAAGAATAATGTTTAAAAAAATAAGTGATTTTGCTTATCAACGTAGTTGGAAAGAAGCAGTCGTTTTCTACATTGTATGGTTAATAATTATAATAATATTTTCCGGATTGATTTCTAGTATTGCCATAGGGTTGCTGGGAATTGTTGGTTTGAAGTTTCTACCTAAAGAGAGCTTTCAAATAGGAGTAAAGATTGGTAGTTTTATTGCTGTAGTGAGCTGTCTGCTTATATCATTTACTATTCTTAAG
This window harbors:
- a CDS encoding GyrI-like domain-containing protein gives rise to the protein MIVQTKIESITEKKLIGIRMQMNFSNYQIGLLWGKFIPKCVQIKNRISSDLLSLAVYPKSFSFSKKDFNPESHFERWAGVEVNDFEHIPRDMESLVIPAGEYAIFHYKGLNTDVRIFEYIHGEWLPDSMYALDHRPHFEVLGDKYRNGDPNSEENIYIPIRPKK